In Treponema denticola, one genomic interval encodes:
- a CDS encoding ABC transporter ATP-binding protein, with translation MILDISSLSFNFGSKNILADIDLSIKNNGIVGIIDPNGSGKSTLLKCIYRVLKPKTGTIFIDGKNINDYQFKETAKKMAVVAQHNDTHFDFNVLEMVLIGRSPHKKFMERDSAEDIELAYKSLEQVNMKDFADRNFSSLSGGEKQRIILARALVQNTDCLILDEPTNHLDIKHQLHFMSLAKDLKITVISAIHDLNIAAMYCDKIYALKEGQIIASGSVNEVITEEVIKTLYDVEAKIIYDEEKKPHVIFKSI, from the coding sequence ATGATTCTCGACATCAGCTCTCTTTCATTTAACTTCGGAAGCAAAAATATTTTAGCCGATATTGATCTTTCAATTAAAAACAACGGAATTGTAGGCATAATCGATCCCAACGGTTCAGGAAAAAGCACCCTACTCAAATGTATATACCGAGTTCTTAAACCCAAAACCGGCACCATATTTATCGACGGTAAGAACATAAATGACTATCAGTTTAAAGAAACGGCAAAAAAGATGGCTGTAGTTGCCCAGCATAATGACACCCATTTTGACTTTAACGTGCTTGAGATGGTTTTAATCGGCCGCTCGCCCCATAAAAAATTTATGGAGAGGGATTCAGCCGAGGATATTGAACTGGCGTACAAGTCTCTTGAACAAGTGAATATGAAAGATTTTGCCGACCGCAATTTTTCAAGCCTGTCGGGTGGAGAAAAGCAAAGAATTATTTTAGCCCGTGCCTTAGTGCAAAACACGGATTGTTTAATCCTCGACGAGCCTACAAACCATCTGGACATAAAACATCAGCTGCACTTTATGAGCCTTGCAAAAGATTTAAAAATAACCGTTATATCGGCAATCCATGATCTTAACATAGCTGCAATGTATTGCGATAAAATATATGCTTTAAAAGAAGGACAAATTATCGCCTCAGGCAGTGTAAATGAGGTTATCACAGAAGAAGTAATTAAGACCTTATATGATGTAGAAGCCAAAATCATTTATGATGAAGAAAAAAAGCCCCATGTAATATTTAAAAGTATTTAA
- a CDS encoding ABC transporter substrate-binding protein, protein MKKIFFRSMLLLLAVSFFLGCSPKEDQSQNSGKSMPKMEGAHYPVTITTYNYAGEPVDLTFEKAPEKVAAFYQSPIETMLALGLSDKLILAVGLDDPVKDEFKEAFSKVDYRDKRPEKEEIIDMEPDFIFAWTSLFGEKRYGDVKFWHDRGTKTYIWQNSGLKKEDALENEYQDILNIGKIFNVEDKAQEIVDKMKTEIAAAKKHVEGKTKVKAIIIEVEKEGQYRVYGERTIGGQIAMQVGADLVGKDKKGIGKEELIELNPDVIFTVYFGDYIEKDQSIEMLTKDNALQSIAALQNKKVFPINLSEVYASGIRTYDGIKTIISGLYPDL, encoded by the coding sequence ATGAAAAAGATTTTTTTTCGCTCAATGCTGCTATTATTGGCAGTTTCGTTTTTTTTAGGATGCAGTCCTAAGGAAGATCAATCACAAAATTCGGGCAAATCAATGCCTAAAATGGAAGGAGCCCATTATCCTGTAACAATTACCACATATAATTATGCGGGAGAACCTGTAGACCTTACATTTGAAAAAGCCCCGGAAAAGGTTGCCGCCTTTTACCAAAGCCCTATCGAAACAATGCTCGCCCTCGGTCTTTCCGATAAGCTTATTCTTGCAGTCGGGCTTGATGATCCGGTTAAAGACGAATTTAAAGAAGCTTTCAGCAAAGTGGATTACCGCGACAAGCGTCCTGAAAAAGAAGAAATTATCGACATGGAACCGGATTTTATTTTTGCATGGACATCATTATTCGGTGAAAAGCGTTATGGAGATGTAAAATTCTGGCATGACAGAGGTACAAAAACCTACATTTGGCAAAACTCAGGCTTAAAAAAAGAAGATGCTCTCGAAAACGAATATCAGGACATTCTCAATATAGGTAAAATTTTCAATGTAGAAGACAAAGCTCAAGAAATTGTCGATAAGATGAAAACTGAAATTGCCGCAGCAAAAAAACACGTCGAAGGCAAAACAAAGGTAAAGGCCATAATAATTGAAGTAGAAAAAGAAGGCCAGTACCGTGTTTATGGGGAAAGAACTATCGGCGGGCAAATTGCAATGCAGGTCGGTGCCGATCTTGTAGGTAAGGATAAAAAAGGAATAGGCAAGGAAGAACTAATCGAGCTTAATCCCGATGTTATCTTTACGGTTTACTTCGGCGACTATATTGAAAAAGACCAATCTATAGAAATGCTCACAAAAGATAATGCTTTACAAAGCATAGCAGCACTTCAAAACAAAAAAGTTTTTCCGATTAATTTAAGTGAAGTTTATGCCAGCGGCATAAGAACCTATGACGGAATAAAGACAATTATCTCAGGTTTATATCCTGACCTATAA
- the rpsJ gene encoding 30S ribosomal protein S10 has product MTKEKIRVKLRGFDVELVDQSSRAIVQAVQKAGAKVCGPIPLPTRINKFTVLRSPHVNKKSREQFEMRTHKRLIDIIEPSAEVMNALLALELSADVDVEIKQ; this is encoded by the coding sequence ATGACAAAGGAAAAGATTCGCGTAAAGCTTCGCGGATTCGATGTAGAGTTGGTTGATCAGAGTTCAAGGGCTATTGTACAGGCTGTTCAAAAAGCAGGTGCAAAGGTTTGCGGTCCTATTCCGCTTCCCACTCGGATTAACAAGTTTACGGTGCTTCGCTCGCCTCACGTAAATAAAAAGTCGCGTGAGCAGTTTGAAATGCGGACACACAAAAGGTTAATCGATATTATCGAACCTTCGGCAGAAGTTATGAATGCTTTATTGGCATTGGAGCTTTCAGCCGATGTTGATGTAGAAATTAAACAATAA
- a CDS encoding FecCD family ABC transporter permease has product MQNNKNKVLKIVFLSSALLFPLAGLLISIVLSVGFGAVRIAPAEILKIAQFKILGAGSLEGIKKSAIDIVWIVRMPRILLACLTGMGLAVTGVVMQAIVQNSLADPYILGISSGASLGATLAIALGVGAKLGPNYVGLCACFSAFGTALIVINAANIKGRANSAKLLMAGIAISTIFSAFSSFIVFTTKNREAIRSITFWLMGGFGGAKWENLGLLAGVIFLGIFFFMTQYRTLNLMLLGDSVSITLGKDLHIYRQVYLLICSAIVGFLVYNAGIIGFIGLIIPHISRIFWGTNHKNIIPSSVLIGAIILIWADVLARSVSSLGEIPVGVVISLIGSPVFLYLLINKEYGFGGKA; this is encoded by the coding sequence ATGCAAAACAATAAAAACAAAGTGCTGAAAATAGTTTTTCTATCTTCAGCACTTCTTTTTCCTTTGGCGGGACTTTTAATTTCCATAGTTCTATCGGTAGGATTCGGAGCTGTACGCATAGCTCCCGCCGAAATCTTAAAAATCGCTCAATTTAAAATCTTAGGTGCCGGAAGCCTTGAAGGAATTAAAAAGTCGGCTATCGACATAGTTTGGATTGTCCGTATGCCTAGGATACTTTTAGCCTGTCTTACCGGAATGGGCTTAGCCGTAACCGGAGTTGTCATGCAGGCAATAGTACAAAACTCATTGGCAGACCCTTATATATTGGGCATTTCATCGGGAGCTTCTCTTGGGGCAACTCTTGCAATCGCTTTGGGCGTGGGTGCAAAACTGGGGCCTAATTATGTAGGCTTGTGTGCCTGCTTTTCCGCCTTTGGAACAGCCTTAATCGTAATAAATGCCGCCAACATAAAAGGCAGAGCCAATTCCGCAAAATTACTGATGGCCGGTATTGCCATAAGCACGATTTTTTCAGCCTTTTCTTCGTTTATAGTCTTTACTACAAAAAACAGGGAAGCTATAAGAAGCATTACCTTTTGGCTTATGGGAGGCTTCGGCGGAGCAAAATGGGAAAACCTCGGACTCCTTGCCGGAGTTATATTTTTAGGAATCTTCTTTTTTATGACACAATACCGCACCCTTAACCTGATGCTCCTCGGCGACAGCGTATCAATTACATTAGGAAAGGATTTGCATATTTACCGCCAAGTTTATCTTTTGATATGTTCCGCCATTGTAGGTTTTTTAGTATACAATGCAGGCATAATCGGCTTTATAGGCTTAATAATCCCGCACATTTCAAGAATATTTTGGGGAACAAATCATAAAAATATAATTCCGTCATCCGTACTGATAGGAGCCATAATTCTTATATGGGCAGACGTACTTGCACGCTCTGTTTCCAGCTTAGGTGAAATACCCGTAGGGGTTGTAATCTCTCTTATAGGTTCGCCGGTATTTTTATATTTATTGATAAATAAAGAATACGGGTTTGGAGGTAAAGCATAA
- the tuf gene encoding elongation factor Tu encodes MAKEKFNRTKVHMNVGTIGHVDHGKTTLSAAITTYCAKKYGDKLLKYDEIDNAPEEKERGITINTRHLEYQSDKRHYAHIDCPGHADYVKNMITGAAQMDGAILVVSAPDSVMPQTKEHLLLARQVGVPSIIVFLNKVDLVDDPELVDLVEEEVRETLASYGFPEDTPIIKGSAFKALQDGASAEDTACIEELLQTMDSYFKDPVRDSDKPFLLPIEDIFTIQGRGTVVTGRIERGIIKMNEEVEIVGIKPTKKTVVTGIEMFNKLLDQGEAGDNVGLLLRGIEKKEVERGQVLAKPGSIHPHTKFEAQIYVLSKEEGGRHSPFFSGYRPQFYFRTTDITGTVNLPEGTDMVKPGDNTKIIGELIHPIAMDQGLKLAIREGGRTIASGQVTNIIE; translated from the coding sequence ATGGCAAAGGAAAAATTTAACAGAACGAAAGTTCACATGAATGTTGGTACCATCGGTCACGTTGACCATGGTAAGACCACTCTTTCGGCAGCGATCACTACGTATTGTGCAAAGAAGTACGGTGATAAGCTTCTAAAATATGACGAGATCGACAATGCTCCGGAAGAAAAAGAGCGCGGTATTACTATCAATACCCGACACTTGGAATATCAGTCCGATAAGAGACACTATGCACACATCGACTGCCCCGGCCACGCTGACTATGTTAAAAACATGATCACCGGTGCTGCTCAGATGGACGGTGCTATTCTTGTAGTTTCTGCTCCGGACTCGGTTATGCCTCAGACAAAAGAACACTTGCTTCTCGCCCGTCAGGTAGGTGTACCTTCAATCATCGTCTTCCTTAATAAGGTTGACCTTGTTGATGATCCCGAACTTGTAGATTTGGTAGAAGAAGAAGTTCGTGAAACTTTGGCATCTTACGGCTTCCCTGAGGATACTCCTATTATTAAGGGTTCTGCATTTAAGGCTTTACAGGACGGTGCTTCCGCAGAGGATACGGCTTGCATCGAAGAATTGCTCCAGACAATGGACAGTTACTTCAAGGATCCTGTCCGCGATTCGGATAAACCCTTCCTTCTCCCCATTGAAGATATCTTTACAATTCAGGGCCGCGGTACCGTTGTTACAGGAAGAATCGAGCGCGGTATTATCAAGATGAACGAAGAAGTTGAAATTGTAGGTATTAAGCCCACAAAGAAAACCGTTGTTACCGGTATCGAAATGTTCAACAAGCTTCTTGATCAGGGTGAAGCAGGAGACAACGTAGGTCTTCTCTTGAGAGGTATTGAAAAGAAAGAAGTTGAACGCGGACAGGTTCTTGCCAAGCCCGGTTCAATTCATCCTCATACCAAATTTGAAGCTCAGATTTATGTTCTTTCAAAAGAAGAAGGCGGACGACACAGTCCCTTCTTCTCAGGTTACAGACCTCAGTTCTATTTTAGAACAACCGATATTACCGGAACTGTAAACCTTCCTGAAGGAACAGACATGGTTAAGCCCGGCGATAATACAAAGATTATCGGTGAACTTATTCACCCCATAGCTATGGATCAAGGTCTTAAACTCGCTATTCGCGAAGGCGGACGAACTATTGCTTCGGGTCAGGTAACTAACATTATCGAATAA